The stretch of DNA CAACCTCAAGTTCTTCGGGGGCCCGCCGGGGCAGGCAGGGCTGGCAGCGTACGTGACCAGCCGCACCCTGTACCGGTACAACGTCTCTCCGGTCACGCTGGAGGCGATGCGGCCGGGCGACCTCCTGTTTTTCAAGTCCCCGCAGAGCGGTGACATCACGGGGGTTGCCATCGTGGCGGCCCGGGCGGGCAAGGTCGTGCGTGTCGTGGTCGCGAGCGCCTCGCGGGGCAAAGTCGTGGAGACCGGCATCAACACCGAAGGCACCTACTGGGCGACGCAAGTCGCTGGCCTCGGGCGGCTCCTCTACCCGGCCGAACTGCAGCCCGCCGCGACGGCCCCCTGAGTGAGAGCCCGGGAGAGACCCTCTCAGAAGGCGGGCAGCGGGACCCAGATCTCGCTGCCCGCTCTCAGCGTGTCCGTCAGCTTCAAGTTGTTGAGGCGCGCCACGTCCTGGCCGGCGACGCCAAGGCGAAAAGCCAGCTCCCGGACGCCGACGGGGGCAGGCACGTACAGCCGGCGCACCGACGGGATCACCAGCACCTGCCCGGGTCGAAGCGTGGTGGTTTCCATGTCGTTGGCGTCCATGATGGCCTCCATGGTGGTGCCGAAGGCGCGGGCCACGTTCCACAGCGTGTCGCCCACTTGCACCCGGTAGCGGTAGGGCGTGCGCAACCCCTCGACAACCAGCCAGGTCCTGGGCCCCACCACCCCGTCGTCAGGCAGTCCCAGGGCCTGCTGGACGCGCCGCACCGCCTTGGTGGTCTCGGGGCCGAAATAGCCGTTGGGATGGATGGCAGTGAAGCCCAGTTCCCGCAGGAGTTCCTGGAGGGACCGGATGTCGTCGCCCCACATTCCCTCCTGGACCACGCGGTCCCCCGCGAGGGAGACGGCCGCCGGGGCCGGCCAGACGAGCGCCAGCAGGGCCAACGCCAACGCGGCTGCAAACGTCTTCACTCGCCACTGCATTGGCCTACCCCCGCTCCCCTCCGGGAGCGCGCGTTCTTGCCTGCTCCCCCGGCCTCCTGCCCCGTGACGGCCCGAAGCCATGCCAAGATGTTCCACGCGGCCCTACAGGCCCAGGTACGCCGCCTGCACCTGGGGGTTTGCCAGAAGCTCCTGCCCGCTGCCCTCCATCGCCACCCGGCCGTTCTCCAGCACGTAGGCGCGATCGGCGACGGTGAGCGCCTGGTGGACGTTCTGCTCCACCAGGAGCACAGTGGTGCCGGCGGCCGATATGGCCTGGATCACCCGGAACAGCTCCTGCACCAGCACGGGCGCAAGCCCCAGGGACGGCTCGTCCAGGAGCAGGATGCGCGGCTCGCTCATGAGGGCGCGCCCGATGGCCAGCATCTGCTGCTCGCCGCCGGAAAGCGTCCCGGCATCCTGGGTGCGCCTCTCAAAAAGCCGCGGAAACAGCTCGTAGACCCGATCCAGGTTTTTGCGGCGGTTGGGACGGGTGCGGGGAAGGTAGCTCCCCAGAAGCAGGTTCTCCTCGACGGTCATCAACGTGAAAAGCTGGCGCCCCTCGGGGACGTGCGCCACTCCGGACCCGGCGATGCGGTGTGCGCTCTCTCCCTGGATGTCGCGCCCGCCCAGCCGGATCCGCCCCCGCCTGGGCGCAAGTAGCCCCGTGACCGCCCGCAGCGTGGTTGTCTTACCGGCCCCGTTGGCCCCGAGCAGGGCTACCAGTTCGCCCTCGTCCACCCCAAAGCTGACGTCCCAGAGCGCCTGGACGTCGCCGTAAAAGGCGTCGATCCCCTGAACCTCAAGAAGCATGCACGCCCGCCCTCTCGCCGCCCGAGGGGGCCCGTCCCAGATAGGCTTCGATCACCGCCGGGTCCGCTGCGACCGCCGCGGGCGGGCCTTCCGCTATCTTCTGGCCGTGGTTGAGCACCACGATCCGGTCGCTCGTCCGCATGATGACCCGCATGATGTGCTCCACCGCCACGATGGTGATGCCGCGCTGCCGGATGCCCTGGATGAGTTCGACGGTGGCGTCGGCTTCCGTGGGGTTGAGCCCCGCGACCACCTCGTCCAGGAGCAAAAGCCGCGGGTTTGTCGCCAGCGCTTTGGCGATCTCCAGGCGCTTGCGTCCGGCCAGGGTCAGTTCCCGTGCAGCCGACCGGGCGCGCTCCTGGAGGTTGGTCCACCGAAGCACCTGCCACGCCGCCTCTTCGGCGTCTTTTCGGCGGGGATGGCTCAAAAACGCGGCCACCATCACGTTTTCCAGCACGCTAAGCTGCGGGAAGGGCCGCACGATCTGGAACGTTCGCGAGATACCCGCCTTCGCCAGGCGGTAAGGCGGTTCGCCCGTGATGCGGCGTCCCTCGAAGAAGACGTCGCCTGCCGTGGGCTGAAGGTAGCCGCTCACCACGTTGAACAGCGTCGTCTTGCCGGCGCCGTTAGGTCCGATCAGCCCCACGATCTCGCCGGGATAAACCTCCATTTCGACCTCACGAAGGGCCAGAAGCCCGCCGAAGGCCAGGCTCAAGCCCCTCACCTGCAGGACGGGCTCCCCTGGCAACCGGCCACCTCCTCCACAGCGCCTGCACGCCGCCCACGATGCCCTGGGGCGCAAAGCGCACCACGAGCACGATAAGAATCCCGTAGATGAGCAAATTGGCCTCTTTGAACAGCGCCCGGAGCCACTCGCCGGAGAGCATCAGCACCCCAGCACCCACCACCGGCCCCCAGACGGTGCCCGTGCCTCCGATGATGGCCATCAGCGCGAGCTCCACGGAGAGCCCGATGTCGAACACCCCGTGCGGCTCGAAAAACGAGAGGAAGATGGCGTAAAGCGCCCCGCCCACGGCCGTCAGGGTGCCGCTGACGGCAAACGCCCAGAGTTTGTAGCGCAGCGGGTGGATGCCAAGGGCCATGGCGGCATCCTCGTCTTCACGGATGGCCTGCAGGTAGTACCCGAACCGGCTCCACGAAAGCCACCATGCCACGCCGAGGGCCACGCTCACAAGTGCGAGCGCCAGGTAATACTCGACGGTGCGGTCGAACAGGTCTAGCCCGAGCGGTTCGGGCAGCGAGAAGATGAACAGCCCCTCCGCCCCGCCTGTCAGGCCTCTTGCGTTGATCGCCACGAGGCGCAGGATCTCCGCCACGGCAATGGTGGAGAGCGTGAAATACGGCCCCCGCAGCCGGAAGGTGATCCAGCCCCATACGAGCGTGACCGCGACCGCCGTCGCGACCACCGCAAGCAGCGCCGCCACCAGCCCGCCCGTACCGCTCACGCGCGACGACTGGGTCAACAGGCCGAACGTATACCCGCCCAGCCCTACCAGGGCCGCATGGCCCAGCGACAGCTGGCCCGCCCAGCCGCCCAGCACGTCCCATGCAAGCGCCAGGGCGGCGAAGAGCAGGAGCGTCACGCCCACGTTGAGCGCCCCCGGAAAGGCCAGGGGGTAAAAGGCGAGCGCCACAACCAGCCCGGCTATTGCGAGAAGACGCGTGCCGGCACCACCGCGAAAAAGCCTCCGGCCCAAACGCCCCCCTCCCCCTCTCACACCCGGCTCTTCCCGAAAAGCCCCATGGGCCGCGCCAGCAGCACCAGTAAGAACGCGACGAGCCCGAAGGCGTCCCGGTACCCGCTGGATACGTACGTGGCCCCCAGGCTCTCCGTCACGCCCAGGAGCAGCCCGCCGCCGATGGCCCCGATCACGTTGCCCATACCGCCCAGCACCGTCACCACGAA from Bacillota bacterium encodes:
- a CDS encoding ABC transporter ATP-binding protein, with amino-acid sequence MPGEPVLQVRGLSLAFGGLLALREVEMEVYPGEIVGLIGPNGAGKTTLFNVVSGYLQPTAGDVFFEGRRITGEPPYRLAKAGISRTFQIVRPFPQLSVLENVMVAAFLSHPRRKDAEEAAWQVLRWTNLQERARSAARELTLAGRKRLEIAKALATNPRLLLLDEVVAGLNPTEADATVELIQGIRQRGITIVAVEHIMRVIMRTSDRIVVLNHGQKIAEGPPAAVAADPAVIEAYLGRAPSGGERAGVHAS
- a CDS encoding branched-chain amino acid ABC transporter permease, which encodes MGRRLFRGGAGTRLLAIAGLVVALAFYPLAFPGALNVGVTLLLFAALALAWDVLGGWAGQLSLGHAALVGLGGYTFGLLTQSSRVSGTGGLVAALLAVVATAVAVTLVWGWITFRLRGPYFTLSTIAVAEILRLVAINARGLTGGAEGLFIFSLPEPLGLDLFDRTVEYYLALALVSVALGVAWWLSWSRFGYYLQAIREDEDAAMALGIHPLRYKLWAFAVSGTLTAVGGALYAIFLSFFEPHGVFDIGLSVELALMAIIGGTGTVWGPVVGAGVLMLSGEWLRALFKEANLLIYGILIVLVVRFAPQGIVGGVQALWRRWPVARGARPAGEGLEPGLRRASGPS
- a CDS encoding LysM peptidoglycan-binding domain-containing protein — encoded protein: MQWRVKTFAAALALALLALVWPAPAAVSLAGDRVVQEGMWGDDIRSLQELLRELGFTAIHPNGYFGPETTKAVRRVQQALGLPDDGVVGPRTWLVVEGLRTPYRYRVQVGDTLWNVARAFGTTMEAIMDANDMETTTLRPGQVLVIPSVRRLYVPAPVGVRELAFRLGVAGQDVARLNNLKLTDTLRAGSEIWVPLPAF
- a CDS encoding ABC transporter ATP-binding protein, which codes for MLLEVQGIDAFYGDVQALWDVSFGVDEGELVALLGANGAGKTTTLRAVTGLLAPRRGRIRLGGRDIQGESAHRIAGSGVAHVPEGRQLFTLMTVEENLLLGSYLPRTRPNRRKNLDRVYELFPRLFERRTQDAGTLSGGEQQMLAIGRALMSEPRILLLDEPSLGLAPVLVQELFRVIQAISAAGTTVLLVEQNVHQALTVADRAYVLENGRVAMEGSGQELLANPQVQAAYLGL